CCTGAAACTCTGTGCAAAAACTTCCAGGAGAACGAAAACCAAGTATTGGGATAGTAAGTGAAATCAGAAAGTGAGAGTAGGGGCTAGGTGGGCCAGGGGAGAAGTCCAGCAGCCCTAACTTAGGTCATACATAGTAGGTGTATGGAACTGATGAGGATGGGTAataagaattgatgaaaaatttACTGTGTGAAACAGGTCCTCTGCTAAAGGATTTACaaacagtattttatttaattccaaCAACAAATCAGTTAGAGTTTGttatgatttccacatttttgaTGATGGAACTGAAGCAGGCAGAAATTATGTGTTAtactcagtgtcacacagctctCTTTTTCAAGCATATCTTactactttatccactgtgacttCCTGTTGGCaaggggaagtcatttaacctccttgggcctcagtttcctcatctatcaaatgaagatAGTGGATCAGATAGTCTTTGAACCCTTTCAAAGTTCTAAAATTCCATAGTTTTAGTTCCCAGGGCAATTTGGCAAAGACTATCATGTTATTGAAAAGGTCAATCTTCAGAGAGATAGGGAGTTTTCCTGCTTTGAATTTCCCATTCTCAACTAGACCTAGAATTAGGATACTAAACATGGTAGAATCAGAGAAAGttgaaaatatttatgatattttcaTCAAGGTAGAAATAAGAGCATTCTGTCCTGAGCTGGTAGGGAAAGTTAACTTTGATATGAAGATTGGTGAATTACTTCCTGCACATAGCCTTCTCTGAGTTTTTTGCTTCCCTCTAAGGGTGTCTGTCTCTTCACGCCTCAAGTGATGGGAGGTGGTAGAGGAGGGCTTATATCATTTGGCTCAGGTCTTGTTGGTGGTGGTTGTCTTACACACACCGATTCCTAGTTAGGTTCATTTGAAGGAGTAAACTGTTATTTACTGGGTTCTGGATGATGAGAGTACGAGATGGAGGATATTTAATATTTGGTGCTATCCAAAAATGACCAGTTTCTCTTTGCCAATTTCAGCTACCTGTATGAGGTTGCCAGAAGACACCCCTACTTCTATGCCCCAACACTCCTTGCCTACGCTCATCGGTATAGGGAGGCAGTGAGAGAATGTTGCCAAGGTGCTGATAAAGCTACATGCCTTAATGACAAGGTACTggttgaaagagagaaaaagaaagagggaagggtggggagggagggagagaggtgaGATTAGTAATGGCCATTGCTAAATCTAATAACTGTCTTCTAATTATATCACGTTTGCCGTAAGAGACAAAGTGAACTTTAAGGGCTTAGTCCAAAAATCTGTCACTGTtactgagaaaacaaaacaagcccAAGTGCATACCCTACAATTGATGGGTGAGCACTTCCATATTCATATCAGGAAGATTCCTTAacttttgtgtcatggatcccaTGGGCATAATAGAAGTCTATGAACCCTTCtctgaattatatttttcattgcaTAAAAGgaaatacacaggattacaaagggaGTTAATACTGAAATATATCTATAAAcaaattaatctctctctctctctctctctctctctctctctctctctctctgactctcattCATGGAACCCAGGGTTCCCCttaaattatgaagaaaatgtcAGATTAATTTGTAAGGACTTTGAggggaatttatttttcatattaatgaaaatagagaaaattatttttgaaaaggttcatttttccttttacagatcTCTGTTTTAAGAGAAAAAGTATTGAATGCAGGGGCAAAGCAGAGATTCCGATGCTCCAGTTTAGATGAGTTTGGAGAGAGAGCTGTCAAGGCTGGGTAAGTCTCTATGTTATAATTGCCTAGAACTCTTTGTATTTGTTGgagaaacaaatatgaaaaaagggaTTGGGATTCCAATCCATATACAAACACCACTTTTTAGTGCTAATTTGATCATTTCCAAAGCTTCAGAAAATTTTCACAAGTGAAATTCAACTAAAAGGGAAACTGGCACTTTCTCCaagaaatataacattttattaacAGTGCATTACCTGTCAGTAGAATGGGTCTAATGACTGCCTTGATTAGCCAAAAGACAAAGAATTGAAGATCCAACTCATTTTTAGAAGCATAGAACAAAGACTAGAAAAAGAGTAGGTGATATCATGGGATTAAGGACAATATGATTGCTTTCATAGCTGAGGTACTGGAAATAATATGATTGATTGGAAATTGGAAATGAGGGTCTTATTCTTTCCTATGACTAAGAAAAGTTCATTATTTGAATCCACTTCCAAGGTTAAAAGATAATGGGTCAGATTTCTTTGGATAGAAAACCAGACATCCTTGAAGGAAATGTGGCCTTATGTTCACCCTCATCTCCCAATGATAGCAGAATCCCTTGAGGCTATGATTGAACAGTGATTAACAGGAAAATTGAATTTCTAAACTTAAATCATTACAAGTCAGTTCATTTCTGCACTAAGTTCAGAGACTAAGAAACATGACTTAGGCGTTTAGAGAACAAAATCAACTACCTGTAAATGGGATCAATGAATTATATAGGATCAAAGTAATAATCTCAGAATCGAAAATTTCCCTTTTAGTCCTTGTAATTAAAAAGGCAGGCAATTCTATTACAGTTTCATAAGTAAAgtctgtaaaaaaaaagagatagcacACTAGTCATATTACTTTGGATTGTGGGATTCAGGTGAAATATATATGGAAGTGGTTTTTAATAATAAGGTATTTTAATCAAAGTCAGCTACTAAGTTAAGACATGCCAGTCTAGTCATAGCTAAGGAACATTTTTCTACTCCCATCAACTCACCCCAACCCCTGAGTCCAAATTTCCCTCTTGTGAGACCTAGACAGTGAGTCTTTAAACAGACCAGACAGACCCTTGATAAGCATTCTATGCAATTATTTCCTGGGACTGAATGAAGACAATAGAAGACAAGGATATTTTTCTGATCAGCTTGACTTCTCAATACAGgctaatatctatatctatctatctctacctctctatcatctctctctctctctctctctctctctctctctctctctctctctccctctccctctctgtctctgtctctgtctctgtctgtctctccctctccttctctctattatctctatctctgtctctgtctctatctctatctctatctcatctaatctatctatctatatatatgtatgtatgtgtgaatgcTTAAGAATTCTTGTGAGAGATGCAAAACTTAAGGTTCTCTATTCTTAGAGGTCCTTAGAAGTCAGGGGATCATATATCATTCAGCATTCTGAACAGGTTTTGGTGCAGTATTTCCTGGAGGATTCATAGAGTGGCTACTTTTTGAAGGCCTCCTTTAGCTCTATGATTATATTGAAAAACCTAATGATTACCAATCTGCCTTCTTTACTGATCATaaagtattttcaaaaatattagctcatttttatcctcacaagaaGTCTGGAAGGTAGatgatattattctcattttgcagatgaagagtTGAGGagataggggttaagtgacttgcccagagttacatggCTAATCaatatctgagactggaattgaactcaggttcctcaCACCAGTGAGGGTGTTGGTGATGATAGTTCAGAGTTAATTCCTTTGTCATATTTGACTgtactttccaaatattttttatatgtcAATTCATTCAAGAATTTTATggcaatttataaaataatttctaggaaattttcatataagttttaaattctaatattttatcttgTGAATTTTCTTTCTAGGCTCATAGCTAAACTAAGTCAGAAATTCCCTAAGATTGAATTTGCTGAACTTCATAAAATAGTAGATGATCTTGCCAAAATTCATAAGGAATGTTGTCATGGCGATCTGTTGGAGTGTGCTGATGACAGGGTAAGTATTTGCTGGTATTTACCCATCTTGTTGTTATATAAGCTTCTCTATAATATACTTGTCTGAGTTTTTTTGAAATATAAGTTTTataaatttagaatcagaggTTCAAAGTGAATAATTTTGAATCCCTAGTTTGTTTCCAGCCTCAGTTCAGTCTGTCAGCCATCCAGCCAACTGGTTGAATTGTTAAGAATTAttagggattattattattaaggattATTAAGAACCAATATTCTGGGCCGTTGGTTAAGTTTAAGTGCCCCTCTCTATAGGAAGACTATTTGGAATCTCCTCTGCTGCTTATTTGTTCCAGCAGAAAATGGCATGTATTGACTTGTACATttctatatacttatatatgaatatatttgttatCTCCCTAGGTAGAGTATAAGCTCTTAGAGgataagcactttttaaaaatattttttcaaggcaatggggttaagtggcttgcccaaggccacacggctaggtaattattaagtgtctgaggctggatttgaactcaggtactcctgactccaaggccagtgctctatccactgcaccacctagctgccctgataagcACTTTTTGACATTGAATTCCTGGGGTCTACCATAGTACCTTGTACATGGAGAACACTTAGTGATTACTTGTTGCTTTACAAAGTAAGAGAAGTCATTAGGGATATGTTGAAATACAATAGATAAGGTTTTTCTAAgtattctctcccctccccagatccctactttgaaaaaaaaatttccagtatCTTTACCCTATGGTTCCTAGCACACCAAAACTCTATTACTTCCTTTACCAAATTTAGTTCATAAtagaattattattgttatttttgttatcttagaaaaaaacccaactaCTTGAGACTAAGGTAAATATAGCTTCTAAGCCATCAGTCAGATACATCATGGATGCAGAGAAGGACAGCAATAGaccctgttctcaaagagcttacattctggtgggaggagaaaacatgtaaataaGTAGTGAATGTACAAAGATAAATACCAATTATATGGAAAGTCATCTGAGGAGGGAATTGGGAATTGGGAAACTTCTTAGTGTATCTAAAAATACCAGGAAAactaagaggtagaggtgagagAGACAGAGCATTGAGGCTCTGGGGCCAACCAGTACAAAGAAGGATTGTGTTCTTAGACAGGAGGGcttgaggaaaggaggaaagtgtAGCAAGACTAGCAAGGCAGAATGGAGATAGGCTGGGGAACCCTTTGGACATAAGAGAAGTGTGTATATTCAGCTAGAGGTTCTAAGAACCTCTAAGTAAGTAGAGGAGTGACATGGATAGATCTAATTCTTGGAAAAATTAGTCCAGAGGATGATGGCTAGGAGTAGGGAGAGTCTTGTGATGCAACCAAATACCTAAGTGCAAGAAACAGGAGGGAGAATAACTTTGGTGAGGCAGGCCAATATCATTAGGTTCCTGATAGGAGGATACATCTCACTGAGTGAAACTTCAAAGGAAAACAGTGATTGTAGGTGGTAGGAAAGAACCTGAAAGTGGCAGCAAAGGGGCAAGAACAACACTCCCACCCCTCCATTCTCTCCTGGCCCATtctgtgtggtggtggtgggggggagggaaagagaaaaagaattagagaagggATATCTCATTCTGGAGAGGGAGGGCAGGAAAGAAATATCTTCAGGTAAATGTTAGTTTTTTGAGGCTGCAAGCACatggaaagaacttcagaggAAGGGGTTGAAATGAAGGACAGTTTATTAAAGAGAGGAAGAgtctacagcacattttagaagggaAAGGCAAAGTTGGTTATGAATTCCTTGACTACTGATCCCTATGTTGAATCATTTCTGTCTTCCTTACACTTGTAGGTGGCTCTTTCTGAATATATTTGCAACAATAAAAATGCAATCTCTACCAAACTCTCAGATTGTTGTGACTTGTCTGTAATAGAGAAGACCCAGTGCATTGCAGATTTGGAGAATGATAAGATTCCTGAAAACCTTCCTAAATTCGAAGATGAATATATAAACAACAAGGAGGCTTGTGTAAActacaaagaggcaaaagatctTTTCTTAGCCAAGTAATTAAGCTTTTAATCTTACCTTTGAGCATCtttcatatacataatataatttttcctGTTACTCTACTTGCTTTACCTTTGTAGAGCTGTTGACTCtaccttgccttttccttcttctgcATCATATTCCTCTCCAAAGACCTTTAGGCATAAATAGAGACAAAACTTCTTTCTGTCTTCTGATGTATTTGGTCATAGGAATCTAAGACAATGAATCTGCAACTTCAGGGTAATTATACCTCAGTTTTGGCTCTGTGAAATATACTCTCTTTTTTCCCAATCTTAAGAAGAGAGCAATGATGGCAGGAAGTCATAATTACCCTGCTTGGCCCATAGAAGATTTAAAGATAGTTTTGGATATGTATTGGTTGGAGGAGTAGAAAGACCCTCAAAGGGCTCTTTCAGTTTTGAAACTACTCCCTTTGTGCCCTTGAGGTAGGATTATAttatcattaattcattcattaggGAACAAAGGGAAGCTTTATATTGTCTCTTGTCTGTTGAACTATTCTTAATCTAACCATGTATCCAGTCATCCATACATCCATTTATTCAATCTcatccattaaaaaaatatttgttgagtcCATATTATACTCTGAGAAGGCAAGGCCAGGGATACTAAGAAATAAAAGTTAGAATGTTAAATTTCCAGGAAAGTACAGACTAATAGAGAAGTTGATAGCCATCTAGACATGGGACCAATAAGTAATAATAGAAGGTAGCATGGAATTAAGTCCTATAAGTGATGGGACACTGGGATGTTGTAATAAACAATAGGGTTGTACACaactcatttttgaaaaaaaaaaggacaatttaaCACCATCTGGTGAATCTATCAAAATCAGTGAAGTCTAAATGATTTTATCTCAGAAAATTTTTTGGTTGTAATTTTACAAAAGTTCATGGAAACTTAGGATAGAGGAGTAGGGGACCAGGACTGGGGACCAGTCCTATTCCTTACCATGTTCACAtccattgatctttttttttaagctatttGTATGACAGTGCAAGAAGACACCCTGAGCTTGCTGTGACCACACATCTAAGACTTGCTAAGGACTATGAAAGTACACTTGAGGAGTGCTGTGCCACAGCTGACCCTCCTACCTGCTATGCCAAAGTGGTAGGTCTCTCatcagaaagcaaaaaaatcaagCTACTTTCCTATGATGCTATGTGTTCTGGATTACTTGATTTGGAAATGACAACACagtatatgaaaaagaaagggaggaaaagtgaAGTCTTATGAATGTTAATTGGACCTTGTGACTCATCTCATTTTGGACTTTCAGATCAGGTTGTTGTGAACAAtgtttaaaagaataaagaagactTGCCCTAGAGATGAGAAAGTTGAAAATGAGACTCTCTCAGTCTAGTATAGCTCTTTGTCAAAGGAGAAGGttgctattttttcccatttcattgcaaatgaagaaaaacattctGAGAGGTGCAATTGAAGAGAGACTcaattttggagttttcttgagcAGGGGTGAGGGGGGTGAGGGGTGTCATTAAGCATCAGAATTGGATTGTTCTTGAAAAACCTTGTTATGCTTTCATATGAGCTTGAGGGAATGACTGTTGAGGGCTAATTCTAAAATGATTTCTAAACTAAACaccactttattttctttcaggCTGATCATCGAAAAAATGTTATTGATGAAAGCAACAATTTAGTCAAGGATAACTGTGCTCTTTTTGAGAAAGTTGGAGAATATGGTTTTGAAAATGCGTAAGTGGGATGATCCTGTttgatctgttttttaaaatttagggtTTAATAGGAAGAAAGGACTGATTCTTATAAAAggcttttatatttatatttataatgtatatatacatatatatgtacatgtatatatatatgtatatatatatatgtatatatatatatatatatatatatatatatatatatatatatattaagtttaACTTTACAAAGTGCCTCTTTGAATACTTTGGAGTTACAAGAGCAGCATTTGGACTGTTTACCAGTTTATTATTACTCATAGACTGATGCagcttgaagccaggaagatttgagtttgatATTTGGTTTTGGCCTGACTGACACTCACTAGTGTctagtcttgggcaagtcactaggattcagtttccttctctgtaagatGTGGGTGTTGTCCTCATTGGTCTCCAAGATCCTTTCCAAGTCTAAACCTCAACTTTCTACCCAACTTTCATCATGGAAATTTGAAACTTGAAAGGTGAAGTGatcaaatgctaaaaaaaaaaacctatgaaaGAAAACAACAGAACAAAGAAGGTCATACTTGCTCAGTGAAATATGAGGTTTGGGACACCATTTGAAATGCAAATAGAATGAATGTATTGACTATTCTTTGTATTGGAGAGTTAAACTTTTAGAATATCAAGAGAAGGTAGAAACTAAAGAGTTAATATGGCAGATTATTATTTGGGAAACTCCCATCATTTGAAATATGAACATCATTGAGGGCCTTATGAAATCTCATAAAATGAGCTTGTCAGACTTATGAAAAATATAGTATGGGGTAGTATGAATGAGTGGTGGAGGCCATGAGGACAGTGGAGGtcaatagaggaagaaaaaatggaagggcTATTATTGACAGCCAGGGATGCTCAGACTAATGATGTCAAGCTGACTCTGGGTTGTCGCATGTTGTTTGACAGgtttttaatcatattattatGCTATTCAAAAATGATTATTTGTCTGACTAGAAATATTTGGAACAATGTAATTACAGATTGCTGGTCCGTTATACCAAGAAAGCCCCTCAAGTGTCAACCCCAACAATACTCAACCTTGCACACCACTTAGCAAAAGTTGGAACTAAATGCTGTAAACTCAGTGACCAAGAAAAaatgggctgtgctgagggctatgtgagtttttcttttcttttctactttaatACTATTGTTGTTAGTTTACTTTGAAATACCAATAAAAAACTGAGGTAGAGGAATgtcctatataaatatgagttactCTTCATCTTAAATAGAACACCGACataaattccaaataaaaaaaatcttaattgatttatttttaaaaccctaTAATTCCAGGAGCTTCTATTTGCTCATGGAGCTGCAGCTTCAAAATTCAATGGCTGAAATTATATTGGGGCAATGATTAAGGTTGAACTTCAGAATAACAATTTAATTCAGTCACTTAAAGTGGTAATATGTTCACCCTCTTTATTTGATGAATtcacctgatttttttctttcttctttagctGGCTATTGTACTTGA
The Macrotis lagotis isolate mMagLag1 chromosome 3, bilby.v1.9.chrom.fasta, whole genome shotgun sequence genome window above contains:
- the LOC141517443 gene encoding albumin-like; amino-acid sequence: MKWVIFISLIVLSSTVHSREIFRRDAPQSEIAQRYRALGEENVKALVLVIFSQYLQKCPFEDHVKLVNEVVEFAKGCAADESGENCGKSLHQLLGDKLCKVASLRETYGEMADCCAKEEPERNKCFLSHKDDHPELPKIVAPEPETLCKNFQENENQVLGYYLYEVARRHPYFYAPTLLAYAHRYREAVRECCQGADKATCLNDKISVLREKVLNAGAKQRFRCSSLDEFGERAVKAGLIAKLSQKFPKIEFAELHKIVDDLAKIHKECCHGDLLECADDRVALSEYICNNKNAISTKLSDCCDLSVIEKTQCIADLENDKIPENLPKFEDEYINNKEACVNYKEAKDLFLANYLYDSARRHPELAVTTHLRLAKDYESTLEECCATADPPTCYAKVADHRKNVIDESNNLVKDNCALFEKVGEYGFENALLVRYTKKAPQVSTPTILNLAHHLAKVGTKCCKLSDQEKMGCAEGYLAIVLDKLCRQHEKTPVSDKITKCCKASLVNRRPCFSDLGPDDTYEGKPFSADTFTFHADLCTLPEEEKQNKKQGVLVELVKHKPKITDEQLKSVVTDFTAFVDKCCKADNQEACFTEDGPKLVAAAQAALA